A genomic segment from Sulfuritalea hydrogenivorans sk43H encodes:
- a CDS encoding DUF3604 domain-containing protein, whose amino-acid sequence MAHSAHPTSYMAESAGSARISPVGEFEAGSFQEFVLTYTAGYFGIDDTGSLKIVHRFASDMGKPQFDDPAGPNFVTVEASNGAALAVEYDGKRNVRPWDKTLFIRVVKGFLREGDQIIVRLGDRRSGSPGMRVQTFCEHTFEFKVLVDPWATYTFIELLEQPTVAIVAGRPVRYVLVGPTIRRVGEAFRLGFKGEDKWGNPSHLVSGRFRLNSSAPVEGLPNEILVDSGSHATIIEGLRCHVPGLMHIDVRTSEGTVVARSGPIQIAAQTQRLAYWADLHGQSEETIGTNSARDFILFGRDRAFLDVMSHQGNDFQITQEFWEELNRLTREFNEDGRFIVFPGYEWSGNTSLGGDRNVLFADEGRAIHRSHHALIEDLSDVATDAHTANDLFEALKGEDCMVFAHIGGRYADIKAAHNRRMERSIEIHSDWGTFEWLLQDAFDQQYRVGILANSDGHKGRQGASHPGASLFGAYGGLSCILAKELTRESILDALRHRRHYATTGSRLILDVSANLDGGGDLFDDDPAMGGNVVERKDSLGIGDIARYEGHQTCLNITLHAASPLERVEILNGGTVVKDFVPEGDVAASRRIRILWEGSEYRGRGRQTIWDGNLALNDNAIERIVPINWWNLDKCLDMPDDRHLRWEYLTTGGFGGIEIWLSHPRGGEILLNTEPVKAAVLIEGIGSEELRFEAGGLGRRVKIYRLPEQNTMYSLEKAVQIPLAKGRDNPLYVRARTEDGHMCWSSPIYLID is encoded by the coding sequence ATGGCACACTCCGCGCACCCGACGTCCTATATGGCCGAAAGTGCGGGGTCGGCGCGCATTTCCCCTGTCGGCGAATTCGAGGCCGGGAGCTTTCAGGAGTTCGTGCTGACTTATACCGCAGGCTATTTCGGCATAGACGATACCGGTAGCCTCAAGATCGTTCATCGCTTCGCCAGCGACATGGGCAAGCCCCAATTCGATGATCCCGCCGGTCCAAACTTTGTCACGGTCGAGGCGAGCAACGGCGCGGCCCTGGCTGTGGAGTACGACGGCAAGCGCAATGTGCGTCCGTGGGACAAAACACTGTTCATTCGCGTCGTCAAAGGATTTTTGCGTGAAGGTGATCAGATCATCGTGCGACTTGGCGACCGGCGCAGCGGCTCCCCCGGAATGCGGGTACAGACCTTTTGCGAGCACACGTTTGAGTTCAAGGTGCTTGTGGACCCGTGGGCCACATACACCTTCATCGAATTGCTGGAACAACCAACGGTTGCAATTGTCGCGGGGCGTCCCGTCAGGTATGTGCTCGTGGGACCAACCATTCGGCGCGTCGGCGAAGCTTTTCGCTTGGGCTTCAAGGGTGAAGACAAGTGGGGAAACCCGAGTCATCTGGTTAGCGGGAGATTTCGCCTGAACTCTTCGGCTCCCGTGGAAGGCCTTCCGAACGAGATCCTTGTCGATTCGGGAAGTCATGCGACGATCATCGAAGGGCTGCGCTGCCACGTTCCGGGACTAATGCACATCGACGTACGAACCAGCGAGGGAACCGTGGTCGCGCGCTCCGGGCCGATCCAGATCGCAGCACAAACCCAGCGCCTGGCGTACTGGGCCGACTTGCATGGGCAGTCCGAGGAAACTATCGGTACCAATTCTGCGCGGGACTTCATTTTGTTTGGGCGCGACAGGGCGTTCCTTGACGTCATGAGCCATCAAGGCAATGACTTCCAGATTACCCAAGAGTTCTGGGAAGAGCTCAACCGGCTCACGCGGGAGTTCAACGAGGACGGCCGCTTTATTGTCTTTCCAGGCTACGAGTGGTCCGGAAACACAAGCCTGGGAGGCGATCGCAACGTGCTGTTTGCTGACGAGGGGCGAGCGATACACCGCTCACATCATGCGTTGATCGAAGACCTTAGCGACGTCGCCACGGACGCGCATACTGCCAATGACTTGTTTGAAGCGCTGAAGGGCGAGGATTGCATGGTCTTTGCGCACATCGGCGGCCGCTATGCCGACATAAAGGCGGCCCATAACCGCCGCATGGAGCGTTCGATTGAAATTCACTCGGATTGGGGAACCTTCGAGTGGCTACTGCAAGACGCCTTCGATCAACAATATCGCGTCGGGATCCTGGCCAATTCCGACGGACATAAGGGACGCCAAGGCGCCAGTCATCCCGGCGCCTCACTCTTCGGCGCGTATGGCGGTTTGAGTTGCATCCTGGCGAAGGAACTGACGCGGGAAAGCATTCTCGACGCGCTTCGCCACCGGCGTCACTACGCCACCACAGGGAGTCGGCTGATTCTCGATGTATCGGCCAATTTGGATGGCGGGGGCGATTTGTTCGATGACGATCCGGCGATGGGCGGCAACGTTGTCGAGCGCAAGGATTCACTGGGCATTGGCGACATCGCTCGATATGAAGGCCATCAAACGTGTCTTAACATTACCCTGCATGCCGCATCGCCACTGGAACGGGTCGAAATTCTAAATGGGGGTACCGTTGTCAAAGACTTCGTGCCTGAAGGCGACGTAGCGGCGAGTCGGCGTATTCGCATTCTTTGGGAGGGATCCGAATATCGTGGCCGCGGGCGCCAAACGATTTGGGACGGAAATTTGGCGCTGAACGACAATGCCATAGAGCGTATCGTCCCCATAAATTGGTGGAATCTGGACAAGTGCCTCGACATGCCGGATGACAGGCATCTGCGATGGGAATACCTAACTACCGGAGGGTTCGGCGGAATCGAGATCTGGCTTTCGCACCCGCGTGGCGGCGAGATCCTGTTGAATACCGAACCGGTCAAAGCCGCCGTCCTTATCGAAGGCATCGGTAGCGAGGAACTGCGCTTTGAAGCCGGGGGGCTGGGCCGGCGGGTGAAAATATATCGCTTACCCGAGCAGAACACGATGTATTCATTGGAGAAGGCAGTTCAGATCCCACTGGCCAAAGGCCGCGACAATCCGCTTTATGTCCGCGCGCGAACCGAAGATGGGCACATGTGTTGGTCATCGCCAATCTACCTCATCGACTAG
- a CDS encoding LysR family transcriptional regulator, which yields MDINWLRDLIEVQAQGSFSKAASARHVSLSALSRRIQMLEAWAEHPLIDRSSYPVRLTLAGQDLLPVAQAVTGQIDQVRMRLRGVAAESKQIRFLAPNSVAVALFPRLLSLLQQVLGPLRVSVTPGNFNEVMQRFNHGEADFALYYLCRTFMPRETFSKTVSALVARDALLPVARSAKTARGSKADQWKVIMLDDTSYLGRVARAVMLHHDLNYEIGVTAPQILAIHQFAVEGAGLAWLPASLVEEDLARGRLTRVLTEIKPVAIETYVVRQSAPLELAHERVWESLQEYGHSRRIMDFTKRIA from the coding sequence ATGGATATCAATTGGTTGCGCGACTTGATCGAAGTGCAGGCGCAAGGTAGCTTCAGCAAGGCCGCCAGTGCGCGTCATGTTTCATTGTCGGCTCTGTCGAGACGCATTCAGATGCTGGAAGCATGGGCCGAACATCCATTGATCGATCGTAGTTCCTATCCGGTGCGCCTAACGCTCGCTGGTCAGGATCTGTTGCCGGTGGCGCAAGCAGTCACGGGGCAAATCGATCAGGTGCGGATGCGTTTGCGCGGCGTTGCGGCGGAGAGCAAGCAGATTCGCTTTCTTGCCCCCAATTCCGTGGCAGTGGCTCTGTTTCCGCGCCTGCTTTCCCTATTGCAGCAGGTGCTCGGTCCGCTGCGGGTCAGCGTGACGCCGGGTAACTTCAACGAGGTGATGCAGCGGTTCAATCATGGAGAAGCAGACTTCGCCTTGTACTACCTTTGCCGCACCTTCATGCCTCGTGAGACGTTCTCCAAGACCGTGTCGGCATTGGTTGCCCGCGATGCCCTGTTGCCTGTGGCAAGAAGCGCCAAGACCGCCCGTGGCAGCAAGGCCGACCAGTGGAAAGTGATCATGCTCGACGACACTTCCTATCTCGGCCGTGTCGCTCGCGCTGTGATGCTGCACCATGATCTCAATTACGAAATCGGTGTTACCGCCCCCCAGATACTGGCAATTCATCAGTTTGCTGTCGAGGGTGCGGGACTGGCGTGGCTGCCGGCTTCCTTGGTCGAGGAAGACTTGGCGAGAGGCCGCCTGACTCGGGTGCTGACAGAGATCAAGCCGGTGGCCATCGAGACTTACGTAGTGCGCCAGTCCGCTCCTCTGGAATTGGCTCATGAGCGGGTGTGGGAGTCGTTGCAGGAATATGGACACTCCCGCAGAATCATGGATTTCACAAAACGTATTGCGTAA
- a CDS encoding DUF1302 domain-containing protein, with protein sequence MKQRHVFHYVGPTIALVLAGVSLSAAALDFKFGDGLDAKFNATVTAGTMIRTEAPDSGVYGSLAGPLVGLPAGQLGTNGNSSDLNFKKNKPVSTVLKGVADLEIKGEAFGVFVRAMAWDDFELKSGDRLYGNIPNGFQQNAPLSNAGFASESRFSNAIITDAYVFGKASVGSASMLSGRVGRQVVNWGKAQFTGGGINVINPVNLAAQQRPGALPEEVKIPVGMVYLDLANGKQWGLDGFMQYEFRQTVSPGCGTFFVTANYLPTGCNFVAVTGANDPASLSTNRYLHRSADILARDSGQYGLSLRYSAESLNTEFRGYTMKYHSRTPSLRGTIANVAGGYGTFNPATNNLTRITDPNGAKYGLIYVEDIRLYGVSFDTRPTPSLRAYGEIAYRPNQPLNLNASDQINAFTTRSATSALQLAKNVNAIAPGGTFDAYDRFKVTTLSLGASKVFDKALGAERVTLTGELGWSHVGGLPDLGVLRYGRSDIYGIAAINGQVCTDTTVAQKSCAHDGFITSNASGYRVRVSAAYPAAFFGATLTPTVTLAQDVTGYSYDGSFVKNRRTIIAGMRSEWDKKYYADIQYTQYSGANYFTLIDRDNVTLVLGMKF encoded by the coding sequence ATGAAGCAGCGCCATGTCTTTCATTACGTCGGCCCTACGATCGCTCTGGTCTTGGCTGGCGTATCCTTGTCGGCTGCCGCCCTGGATTTCAAGTTTGGCGACGGGCTCGATGCCAAGTTCAATGCCACGGTGACCGCCGGAACCATGATTCGGACTGAGGCGCCCGATAGCGGTGTCTACGGTTCGCTGGCCGGACCGCTTGTCGGGCTGCCTGCCGGACAACTGGGGACCAATGGCAACAGTAGCGATCTGAACTTCAAGAAGAACAAGCCGGTATCGACAGTGCTCAAAGGTGTTGCGGACCTGGAAATCAAGGGGGAAGCATTTGGCGTGTTTGTCCGCGCCATGGCTTGGGATGATTTCGAGCTCAAGAGCGGAGATCGTCTCTACGGCAACATCCCCAACGGCTTCCAGCAGAATGCCCCATTGAGCAACGCCGGGTTTGCCTCTGAATCAAGATTCAGCAATGCCATCATCACCGATGCCTATGTATTTGGCAAGGCCAGTGTGGGCTCGGCTTCCATGTTGAGCGGGCGTGTCGGTCGGCAGGTGGTCAATTGGGGCAAGGCGCAGTTCACCGGCGGCGGCATTAACGTGATCAACCCGGTCAATCTCGCAGCGCAGCAACGTCCGGGAGCTCTGCCCGAAGAAGTTAAGATACCAGTCGGAATGGTCTATCTCGATCTCGCCAACGGCAAGCAGTGGGGGCTGGATGGCTTCATGCAGTACGAGTTCCGTCAGACGGTCTCCCCTGGATGCGGAACATTCTTTGTGACCGCCAACTATTTGCCGACCGGGTGCAACTTTGTGGCTGTGACCGGGGCAAACGACCCGGCTTCGCTCAGCACCAACCGCTATCTGCATCGAAGTGCCGATATCTTGGCGAGGGACTCGGGGCAATACGGCCTGTCGCTGCGTTATTCAGCCGAAAGCCTGAATACCGAGTTCCGCGGCTATACCATGAAATACCACAGCAGAACGCCCAGCCTGCGCGGAACCATCGCCAATGTTGCCGGCGGCTACGGAACTTTCAACCCGGCTACCAACAACTTAACCCGCATCACAGACCCCAACGGCGCCAAGTATGGTCTGATCTATGTTGAGGACATCCGCCTTTACGGTGTGAGCTTCGACACCAGACCTACGCCGTCGCTGCGCGCCTATGGGGAAATCGCCTACCGTCCGAACCAGCCGCTGAATCTGAATGCATCCGACCAGATCAACGCGTTCACCACGCGTTCAGCGACTTCGGCGTTGCAGCTTGCAAAGAACGTCAATGCGATTGCGCCTGGCGGCACCTTCGACGCCTATGACCGGTTCAAGGTCACCACATTAAGTTTGGGTGCCAGCAAGGTGTTCGACAAGGCCCTCGGTGCGGAACGGGTTACCCTGACTGGGGAACTGGGCTGGAGCCATGTCGGCGGGCTGCCCGATCTCGGAGTGCTGCGCTATGGCCGTTCGGACATTTATGGTATTGCTGCTATCAACGGCCAAGTCTGCACCGACACTACCGTGGCGCAGAAGAGTTGCGCCCATGACGGCTTTATTACCAGCAACGCCTCGGGATACCGCGTTCGCGTTTCGGCCGCCTACCCCGCCGCTTTCTTCGGTGCAACACTGACGCCGACCGTGACGCTGGCTCAGGATGTTACCGGCTATTCCTATGACGGAAGTTTCGTCAAGAACCGCAGAACCATCATCGCGGGAATGCGCAGCGAATGGGACAAGAAATACTACGCGGATATCCAGTACACACAGTATTCCGGCGCCAACTACTTCACCTTGATCGACCGGGACAACGTAACGCTTGTCCTCGGCATGAAGTTCTGA
- a CDS encoding arylsulfatase: protein MGQEILRGYPVHTVFRRQLLHLDRPGQRNACPRHEVLKVRAGNSIAEGSHRMGRSKINPDKLICAALVSLGMAGAANAQEVLPRPDTAFKGKIGVTRLDSTPAWQAFPEPKKDAPNVLLVLLDDVGFGATSLFGGLARMPKLEQLAAEGVRYNNFHTTGVCSPTRAALLTGRNHHQVGWGRLQEHPAGFPGYTTLWKKETASVAEVLRLNGYSTSAFGKWHNTPNWEISPAGPFDHWPTGLGFEYFYGFLGGNASHWEPALFRNTLAVDVPVRPSQGYHLTTDLVNDAIRWLHDHNAVAPSRPYFMYFATGAVHNPHHVPKEWIAKSRGRYDQGWDKFREEVFERQKKLGIIPADALLTPRPPGLPAWDSLGADQKKLYARQMEIYSAYLEQTDHEVGRLIDEVRRAPDGNNTMVLYMVGDNGGSAEGTVDGSAVGSWAIASRFKEGPETLLRYADDLGGPNHDNHYAAAWAWATSTPFQWMKQVASHFGGTRNPLIVSWPGRVGAPERVRRQFGHVNDIVPTIYEAAGISPPDIVNGAAQKPLEGKSLLATFTDPQAQEKHLTQYFEMFGNRAIYKDGWMASAKRDYEPWNIYVQELRVLNPTFEKDRWELYEVSKDFSQAKDLAATNPEKLAELKAEFDREARRNDVYPLVPIPQFPLTLVAKRKAFRLAGDVSRLPAEAIPDLAGRWHRIEADIAVPVGSVAGVIVALGGRTGGFSLYVRNGRLTYENNALGRIHQTIVADRELPQGQVRVAYEFTPEIGTASVPIGLHAETTVPGVGRLYIGSTQVAEGKLEKFGAYSRKESLDLGQDRASPVSNSYEAPFRYVGTIGEVRLDVR from the coding sequence ATGGGACAAGAAATACTACGCGGATATCCAGTACACACAGTATTCCGGCGCCAACTACTTCACCTTGATCGACCGGGACAACGTAACGCTTGTCCTCGGCATGAAGTTCTGAAAGTGCGGGCGGGCAACAGCATCGCCGAGGGTAGCCATCGAATGGGGCGAAGTAAGATCAATCCGGACAAGCTGATTTGTGCGGCATTGGTCAGCCTGGGCATGGCCGGCGCGGCCAATGCGCAGGAGGTGCTCCCCAGGCCGGATACCGCCTTCAAGGGGAAGATCGGCGTCACGCGCCTCGATTCCACCCCGGCGTGGCAGGCGTTTCCCGAGCCAAAAAAAGACGCCCCGAACGTCCTGCTGGTACTGCTCGACGACGTCGGCTTCGGTGCGACGTCCCTCTTCGGCGGACTGGCAAGGATGCCGAAACTGGAGCAGCTTGCCGCCGAAGGAGTGCGTTACAATAACTTCCACACCACCGGGGTCTGCTCGCCGACGCGCGCGGCCCTGCTTACCGGACGCAACCATCACCAGGTGGGGTGGGGGCGGCTTCAGGAGCATCCGGCTGGCTTTCCAGGCTATACGACGCTCTGGAAGAAGGAAACCGCTTCGGTGGCCGAGGTGCTGCGACTCAACGGCTACAGCACGTCGGCATTCGGCAAGTGGCACAACACTCCGAATTGGGAGATCAGTCCGGCCGGCCCCTTCGATCACTGGCCGACGGGACTGGGCTTCGAGTATTTCTACGGCTTCCTCGGCGGCAACGCCAGCCACTGGGAGCCCGCCCTGTTCCGCAATACCTTGGCGGTCGACGTCCCCGTCCGGCCGTCACAGGGGTATCACTTGACGACCGATTTGGTCAACGACGCGATACGCTGGCTGCATGATCACAATGCGGTTGCCCCGAGTCGGCCGTACTTCATGTATTTCGCCACCGGTGCCGTGCATAACCCGCACCACGTGCCGAAGGAATGGATCGCCAAGTCCAGGGGCCGCTACGATCAAGGTTGGGACAAGTTCCGCGAAGAAGTCTTCGAGCGGCAGAAGAAACTGGGCATCATTCCCGCCGATGCGCTGCTTACGCCGAGACCGCCGGGACTGCCGGCTTGGGACAGTCTCGGCGCCGACCAGAAGAAGCTCTATGCGCGGCAGATGGAAATCTACTCGGCCTATCTGGAGCAAACCGACCATGAGGTCGGGCGCCTGATCGACGAGGTCAGGCGCGCACCGGACGGCAACAACACCATGGTGCTGTACATGGTCGGCGACAACGGTGGCAGCGCCGAAGGCACGGTCGACGGTTCCGCCGTCGGCAGTTGGGCAATCGCCTCGCGTTTCAAGGAAGGTCCGGAGACGCTTCTGAGGTACGCCGACGATCTCGGCGGTCCGAACCACGACAACCACTACGCCGCCGCCTGGGCGTGGGCCACGTCGACACCATTCCAGTGGATGAAGCAGGTGGCCTCGCACTTCGGCGGCACCCGCAATCCGCTGATTGTTTCGTGGCCCGGTCGGGTCGGCGCGCCGGAGCGCGTCCGCCGCCAGTTCGGTCACGTCAACGACATCGTGCCGACGATCTATGAAGCCGCCGGGATTTCACCGCCAGACATCGTCAATGGTGCGGCACAGAAGCCGCTGGAGGGCAAGAGTCTGCTTGCGACCTTCACCGACCCGCAGGCTCAGGAAAAGCACCTGACGCAATACTTCGAAATGTTCGGCAATCGGGCCATCTACAAGGACGGATGGATGGCCTCCGCCAAGCGCGATTACGAACCGTGGAACATCTATGTCCAGGAACTGAGGGTACTCAATCCGACTTTCGAGAAGGATCGCTGGGAGCTCTACGAAGTCAGCAAGGATTTCAGCCAAGCCAAGGATCTGGCGGCGACGAATCCAGAAAAGCTGGCGGAACTCAAGGCCGAGTTCGACCGCGAAGCCCGGCGTAACGACGTCTACCCGCTCGTGCCCATTCCCCAATTTCCATTGACCTTGGTGGCCAAGCGCAAGGCGTTCAGGCTCGCCGGGGATGTCAGCCGTTTGCCGGCCGAGGCAATTCCCGATCTGGCAGGCCGTTGGCATCGTATCGAAGCAGATATCGCTGTGCCGGTCGGCAGTGTTGCCGGCGTGATTGTCGCTCTCGGGGGGCGCACCGGGGGTTTCAGCCTTTACGTCAGGAACGGTCGCCTGACCTACGAAAACAACGCCTTGGGACGGATACACCAGACAATCGTCGCCGACCGGGAGCTCCCGCAAGGCCAAGTCCGGGTCGCCTATGAATTCACGCCCGAAATCGGCACTGCATCGGTGCCGATCGGATTGCACGCGGAGACGACCGTACCAGGTGTCGGGCGCCTGTACATCGGAAGCACGCAGGTGGCAGAAGGAAAGCTGGAAAAGTTTGGGGCCTACAGTCGAAAGGAGAGCCTGGACCTCGGGCAGGATCGCGCTTCACCCGTGAGCAATTCCTATGAGGCGCCATTCCGGTACGTCGGAACAATTGGCGAAGTACGTTTGGATGTTCGCTGA
- a CDS encoding GMC family oxidoreductase has translation MNADTRTFDYIVVGAGSAGAAAAARLSESGRHRVLLLEAGPRDRSFWSRMPLGVAKLLEKEKYIRSFFTEPDAQMHGRRIYWPRGWVVGGSSTVNGMIWVLGTPHEYDLWAGDGCPGWSYSDLLPWFKKVESYEPGDERYRGRSGPVTVTEFQPVDPLPDLFLDSVQAAGVAPRVKDYNECGYGGSYLQFNTRRGIRCNTRMAYLDPAAGRTNLVLKSGVLVTRIMLEGKRAVGVQARIGGREGVFRARLEVILCGGAFNSPQLLELSGIGRREVLARAGVSLQHELAMVGENLSEHVYSPVCFRVKPGYSWNTSLTSPLGQLRAGIRWIFKHDGPLTTGTITAQTFAASTPGTEQADIKIQVQQVSSDSNRGPGKMELDRFDAITIASFQIRPRSRGSCHIAGADPGADPILVSNHFTHPEDIDVCLKALRLSRRIAATAPLSGIITGEERPGPKAGSDEAMIDYLRATGATAYHPVGTCRIGTDAAQSVVDTRLQVHGIDGLRIADASVMPTIAATNTNAIAIAIGERVAAFALEER, from the coding sequence ATGAACGCGGATACCCGCACTTTCGATTACATAGTGGTTGGTGCAGGGTCAGCGGGTGCGGCGGCAGCTGCCCGGCTGTCGGAGAGCGGGCGCCATAGAGTGTTGCTGCTCGAAGCCGGGCCACGCGACAGGAGCTTCTGGAGCCGGATGCCGCTCGGCGTCGCGAAGCTTCTCGAAAAAGAGAAATACATACGTTCCTTCTTCACCGAGCCTGATGCACAGATGCATGGGCGCCGGATCTATTGGCCGCGCGGCTGGGTGGTGGGTGGCTCGTCGACGGTGAACGGCATGATCTGGGTGCTCGGCACTCCGCACGAGTATGATTTGTGGGCTGGGGATGGTTGTCCGGGTTGGTCCTATTCCGACCTGTTGCCGTGGTTCAAGAAGGTCGAGAGCTACGAACCGGGGGATGAACGTTACCGCGGCCGAAGCGGCCCGGTGACGGTGACCGAATTTCAACCGGTTGATCCGCTACCGGACCTATTTCTCGATTCGGTCCAGGCGGCCGGCGTGGCCCCGCGCGTCAAGGATTACAACGAGTGCGGCTACGGCGGCAGTTATCTGCAATTCAACACCCGGCGGGGCATCCGCTGCAATACCCGTATGGCCTATCTCGACCCTGCCGCGGGACGCACCAACCTCGTGCTGAAATCAGGCGTTCTGGTGACGCGAATCATGCTCGAAGGCAAGCGTGCAGTTGGCGTGCAAGCCCGCATCGGCGGTCGCGAAGGTGTTTTCAGGGCAAGGCTCGAGGTCATCCTCTGCGGCGGCGCCTTTAACTCGCCGCAACTGCTCGAACTTTCCGGTATCGGCCGGCGCGAAGTTCTAGCTAGGGCCGGAGTGTCCCTGCAACATGAACTGGCCATGGTTGGAGAAAACCTGAGCGAGCATGTATATAGCCCGGTCTGCTTTCGAGTAAAGCCGGGCTATAGCTGGAATACGTCGTTGACCAGTCCGTTGGGGCAGCTTCGCGCCGGCATCCGCTGGATATTCAAGCACGACGGCCCGCTCACCACCGGAACGATTACCGCACAGACCTTTGCAGCATCGACGCCCGGAACGGAGCAGGCAGACATCAAGATCCAGGTGCAACAGGTATCGTCAGACTCGAACCGCGGTCCGGGCAAAATGGAACTCGATAGATTCGACGCAATAACGATAGCCTCGTTCCAGATTCGGCCACGCTCGCGCGGCAGTTGTCATATCGCGGGCGCGGATCCGGGCGCCGATCCGATACTCGTCTCGAACCACTTCACTCATCCGGAGGATATCGATGTCTGCCTCAAGGCCCTCAGGCTGTCTCGCCGCATTGCGGCAACCGCTCCGCTGAGTGGAATCATTACGGGCGAAGAGCGGCCGGGCCCCAAGGCTGGCAGCGACGAAGCCATGATCGACTACCTGCGTGCCACTGGCGCTACAGCCTATCACCCGGTGGGAACCTGCCGCATTGGCACCGATGCTGCGCAGTCCGTGGTCGATACCCGGCTGCAGGTGCACGGTATCGATGGCTTGCGCATTGCCGATGCGTCGGTGATGCCGACCATCGCGGCAACCAACACCAATGCCATTGCAATAGCCATCGGCGAACGTGTCGCCGCATTCGCGCTTGAAGAGCGCTGA
- a CDS encoding MFS transporter, translated as MVAANSYQPGRAWSVTLLLALFMHINFVDKIGIGLVAVPMMDELKLSPTEYGVIAGSFFWLFAVSGIVGGFLANRFHAKPMLLVMVAIWSVAQLPIIFSSSVVMIVISRVLLGIGEGPASPVAFHACYKWFPDHKRNLPISVINLGSGLGLLVAGIGMPLITANWGWRANFIAMAIVGVVWGVSWLIFGAEGNVVTDTALNAGAMDGRGKPGRLPYGVLLRDSTVVGVIVMHFVAYWGLALTLTWLPAYMQKGLSFDAVTSGQLFAATVVIGIPLSLGLSGWSQRMLSCGVSARMGRAVLCSMALLAGGLLFLALPWLPLEGSQKVILLAVASGLTPVIYSLGSAMMGSVTPDSQRGSMLAIENSIASLAGVFAPVVMGNLIEYSAGPIAMGYERGFAVSGALLIVGALTGLIWVNPERSIRRLASISQAAV; from the coding sequence ATGGTTGCCGCCAATTCATACCAGCCCGGGCGTGCATGGTCGGTCACGCTCCTGCTCGCCCTTTTCATGCACATCAATTTCGTGGACAAGATCGGGATCGGGCTCGTCGCGGTGCCGATGATGGACGAATTGAAGCTGTCGCCGACCGAGTATGGAGTAATCGCCGGCAGCTTCTTTTGGCTGTTTGCTGTTTCCGGCATAGTGGGCGGGTTCCTTGCTAACCGGTTTCACGCCAAGCCGATGTTGCTGGTAATGGTTGCCATCTGGTCCGTGGCGCAGCTGCCGATCATTTTTTCCTCATCGGTCGTCATGATCGTTATATCGCGCGTGTTGCTCGGCATCGGCGAGGGACCGGCGTCGCCCGTAGCGTTCCATGCCTGCTACAAGTGGTTCCCCGACCACAAGCGCAATCTGCCGATATCGGTGATCAACCTGGGTTCGGGGTTGGGGCTGCTGGTGGCGGGAATCGGCATGCCGCTTATCACGGCCAACTGGGGGTGGCGCGCCAACTTCATCGCGATGGCGATTGTGGGGGTGGTCTGGGGAGTGTCGTGGCTGATTTTCGGCGCGGAAGGGAACGTCGTGACCGACACGGCCTTGAACGCCGGCGCCATGGACGGGAGGGGAAAGCCCGGGCGCCTGCCCTACGGCGTTCTGTTGCGTGATTCGACCGTGGTCGGTGTCATTGTCATGCATTTTGTCGCGTACTGGGGTCTTGCCCTGACCTTGACCTGGCTGCCCGCCTACATGCAGAAGGGCTTGAGCTTCGATGCGGTAACGTCCGGGCAGTTGTTTGCTGCGACCGTGGTGATAGGAATTCCCTTGAGCCTCGGCCTCTCCGGTTGGTCGCAGCGGATGTTGAGTTGTGGCGTATCGGCTCGTATGGGCAGAGCCGTACTGTGCAGCATGGCTTTGCTCGCGGGCGGACTGCTGTTTCTTGCCCTGCCGTGGCTTCCGCTGGAAGGTTCGCAAAAGGTGATTCTGCTGGCGGTTGCGTCCGGGCTGACGCCGGTGATCTATTCGCTGGGTTCGGCAATGATGGGATCGGTGACGCCGGATTCACAGCGCGGAAGCATGTTGGCAATCGAGAATTCCATCGCATCGCTGGCGGGCGTTTTCGCACCCGTGGTGATGGGGAACCTGATCGAGTATTCCGCCGGGCCGATCGCAATGGGTTACGAGCGCGGGTTTGCGGTAAGCGGCGCGCTGCTTATCGTGGGCGCGCTCACCGGACTGATCTGGGTCAATCCCGAGCGATCCATACGGCGGCTCGCGTCGATAAGCCAAGCAGCGGTCTGA